Proteins encoded together in one Bombiscardovia nodaiensis window:
- a CDS encoding GMP synthase: MWSRGQGLEILVFGHVEEGSGRELDRPRWHNGNMAKRKVLILQHAAWERPGRLGENLEDAGLETETLTVASIKKPSLPEPGELAGLVLLGGPMRADDYEQFPGLKAETKLAKAATEAELPVLGICLGHQILARALGGELEPAKKERRELSTVKWVAADDAVPAWVQKETPVLQWHSDCVTLPPDAKLLAKSEATKVEAFRAGSALGLQFHVEVTGPLFEQWLSEPEVVKGMKKGQIAQLLEDFQGKEALFQPLADAIFSAFAARCSTCAAQPTEEEAAASDDEHKAGKHKGKNK, from the coding sequence GTGTGGTCGCGGGGTCAGGGCTTGGAAATACTGGTGTTTGGGCATGTGGAGGAGGGGAGTGGTCGGGAATTAGACCGCCCTAGGTGGCACAATGGGAATATGGCGAAACGCAAAGTGCTGATCTTGCAACATGCTGCCTGGGAACGGCCCGGCCGCTTAGGAGAGAACCTCGAAGACGCGGGGCTGGAAACCGAGACGCTGACGGTGGCCAGCATTAAGAAACCTTCCTTGCCGGAGCCGGGCGAATTGGCGGGCTTGGTTCTGCTGGGCGGGCCCATGCGGGCTGACGACTACGAGCAGTTCCCGGGGCTCAAGGCTGAGACTAAGCTGGCGAAGGCGGCCACTGAGGCGGAGCTGCCGGTGCTGGGCATCTGCTTGGGGCACCAAATTTTGGCGCGAGCACTGGGCGGGGAGCTGGAACCGGCGAAGAAAGAGCGGCGCGAGCTCTCAACCGTAAAATGGGTGGCGGCCGACGACGCTGTGCCCGCTTGGGTGCAAAAAGAGACGCCGGTCTTGCAGTGGCACTCGGACTGTGTGACCCTGCCGCCGGATGCTAAGCTCTTAGCGAAATCTGAGGCGACCAAGGTGGAGGCCTTCCGCGCAGGCTCGGCCCTGGGCCTGCAATTCCATGTGGAAGTGACTGGGCCGCTCTTCGAGCAGTGGCTGAGCGAGCCAGAAGTTGTGAAGGGGATGAAGAAGGGGCAAATTGCCCAGCTCTTAGAAGATTTCCAAGGCAAAGAAGCCCTCTTCCAGCCGTTGGCAGATGCGATTTTCTCAGCCTTCGCTGCGCGCTGCTCGACCTGCGCAGCCCAGCCGACAGAGGAAGAGGCAGCAGCCAGCGATGACGAGCATAAGGCAGGCAAACATAAGGGGAAGAATAAGTAG
- a CDS encoding ABC transporter ATP-binding protein, with the protein MPTYDLGLEDVSLSFATKDIFSHVTQGVFEGDRIGIVGRNGDGKSTLLRLLAGLQTPDSGRVTRRGGLTLGLLDQRDSIDDQATVRQAALGEREDYEWAADSNSREIVQTLLAGMNLDAQVGSLSGGQRRRVDLARLLLRDWDILALDEPTNHLDIVTIHWLAEHLKNRWSQGSGAFLIVTHDRWFLDEVCSSMWEVHDGSIDPFEGGYSAYMLQRVERDRQAQVAENKRQNLARKELAWLTRGARARATKQKFHVKAATELIADVPPMRDTLELKRMATARLGKQVVDLKDVTKTYSSEGSGSSESTETEPSEGTLASPEPVRTVINDVTWLIGPGDRFGIVGANGAGKSTLLGLIDGSIEPTSGRVKIGKTVKFAVLTQRLDELEELGQYKIREVLSRYKSTYMVEGKEVTPAQLMERLGFAAAQLMTPIADLSGGQKRRMQLLLILLDEPNVLIMDEPGNDLDTDMLAVMEDLLDSWPGTLIVVSHDRYLLERVTDEQFALMGGKVRHLPGGVDDYLNMVDSGQAQAVAAADTDAQRSASSITSADSSKPETKGERQTQHELSKKSRSIERKLAKLNSQVEDLQAQMAAHDPADYEGLGQLNEQLKAVRSEIEPLEEEWLSIGEQLED; encoded by the coding sequence ATGCCCACTTATGATCTTGGTTTAGAAGACGTTTCTCTCTCCTTCGCTACGAAGGATATTTTTTCCCACGTCACGCAAGGCGTTTTCGAGGGCGACCGCATTGGCATTGTGGGCCGCAACGGCGACGGCAAATCCACCCTCCTGCGCCTGCTGGCTGGCCTGCAAACCCCGGACTCTGGCCGCGTCACCCGCCGAGGTGGGCTCACCCTAGGCCTGCTGGACCAGCGCGACTCCATTGACGACCAGGCTACGGTGCGCCAGGCTGCCCTGGGCGAGCGCGAGGACTACGAGTGGGCTGCAGACTCCAACTCCCGCGAAATCGTGCAGACCCTGCTGGCTGGCATGAACTTGGACGCCCAGGTCGGCTCCCTCTCCGGCGGCCAGCGCAGGCGCGTGGACTTGGCCCGCCTCCTCCTGCGCGACTGGGATATTCTGGCCCTTGACGAGCCCACGAATCACCTAGACATCGTGACCATTCACTGGCTGGCTGAGCACCTAAAAAACCGCTGGTCTCAAGGCTCCGGGGCCTTCCTCATCGTCACCCACGACCGCTGGTTCCTGGACGAAGTTTGCTCCAGCATGTGGGAGGTGCACGACGGCAGCATCGACCCCTTCGAGGGCGGCTACTCGGCCTACATGCTCCAGCGGGTGGAGCGCGACCGCCAGGCTCAGGTGGCCGAGAACAAGCGGCAAAATCTGGCCCGCAAGGAGCTGGCCTGGCTCACTCGTGGTGCCCGCGCCCGCGCTACCAAGCAGAAGTTCCATGTCAAAGCAGCCACCGAGCTGATTGCCGACGTACCACCCATGAGGGACACCCTGGAGCTCAAGCGCATGGCCACGGCCCGCCTAGGCAAGCAGGTGGTGGACTTGAAAGATGTCACCAAGACCTACTCCAGCGAGGGTTCCGGCAGCAGCGAAAGCACCGAGACTGAGCCGAGCGAAGGCACCCTAGCCAGCCCGGAGCCGGTCCGCACGGTGATTAACGACGTGACTTGGCTGATTGGCCCCGGCGACCGCTTCGGCATCGTCGGCGCCAACGGAGCCGGCAAATCCACCCTCCTGGGCTTGATTGACGGCAGCATTGAGCCCACGTCCGGCCGGGTTAAAATCGGCAAAACTGTGAAGTTTGCAGTCCTCACCCAGCGCTTGGACGAGCTGGAGGAGCTGGGCCAGTACAAGATTCGGGAGGTCCTCTCCCGCTACAAGTCCACCTACATGGTGGAGGGCAAGGAGGTCACGCCCGCCCAGCTGATGGAACGGCTCGGCTTCGCGGCGGCCCAGCTGATGACACCGATTGCGGACCTCTCTGGCGGCCAAAAGCGCCGTATGCAACTGCTTTTAATCCTGCTGGACGAGCCCAACGTGCTAATTATGGACGAGCCTGGCAACGACCTGGACACCGACATGCTGGCCGTCATGGAGGACCTGCTGGACTCCTGGCCCGGCACGCTGATTGTCGTCTCCCACGACCGCTACCTGCTGGAGCGCGTGACCGACGAGCAGTTTGCGCTCATGGGCGGCAAGGTTCGTCACCTGCCCGGAGGCGTGGACGACTACCTGAACATGGTGGATTCCGGCCAGGCCCAGGCCGTTGCGGCCGCCGACACGGACGCCCAGCGCTCAGCTTCGTCCATCACCTCGGCCGACAGCTCCAAGCCTGAAACCAAGGGAGAGCGCCAAACCCAGCACGAGCTGAGCAAAAAATCACGCTCTATCGAGCGCAAACTGGCCAAGCTCAACAGCCAGGTCGAGGATTTGCAGGCGCAGATGGCTGCCCACGACCCCGCCGATTACGAGGGCTTGGGCCAGCTCAACGAGCAGCTCAAGGCCGTCCGCAGCGAAATCGAGCCCCTGGAAGAGGAGTGGCTCTCCATCGGCGAGCAGCTCGAAGACTAG
- the ilvH gene encoding acetolactate synthase small subunit: protein MITNYVTHPSTQQHTLSVLVENRPGVLARVTELFARRSFNIDSLSVSSTERADISRITVTADAEPEPLEQIIKQLNKLLHVLKIVELDPDQAVERELVLIKVKANERTRSDVLEIVKLFRVRVVDVHPESLTIEATGAQGKLDALMGLLAPYGVVELVRSGAVAVTRGPKALSEKVPETETGERRSKR from the coding sequence ATGATTACCAACTACGTCACCCATCCCAGCACTCAGCAGCACACGCTCTCGGTCCTAGTAGAGAACCGGCCGGGCGTGCTGGCGCGCGTAACTGAGCTCTTTGCCCGCCGCTCCTTCAACATCGACTCGCTCTCGGTCTCCTCCACCGAGCGCGCCGACATCTCCCGCATTACGGTCACGGCCGACGCGGAGCCCGAGCCCCTGGAGCAGATTATCAAGCAGCTGAACAAGCTCCTGCACGTTTTGAAGATTGTGGAGCTGGACCCGGACCAGGCTGTCGAGCGCGAGCTGGTGCTCATCAAGGTCAAGGCCAACGAGCGCACCCGGTCCGATGTATTGGAAATTGTCAAGCTTTTCCGCGTGCGTGTGGTGGACGTACACCCCGAGTCGCTCACCATTGAAGCGACGGGCGCCCAGGGCAAGTTGGACGCGCTCATGGGCCTCTTAGCCCCCTACGGAGTAGTGGAGCTGGTCCGCTCTGGCGCTGTAGCCGTCACCCGTGGCCCCAAGGCTCTGAGCGAAAAAGTGCCAGAGACCGAGACCGGCGAGCGCCGAAGCAAACGATAA